A section of the Mastomys coucha isolate ucsf_1 unplaced genomic scaffold, UCSF_Mcou_1 pScaffold15, whole genome shotgun sequence genome encodes:
- the LOC116092103 gene encoding olfactory receptor 5T3-like, with translation MGRITSAVDVDKISLKNTTEATMFILLGFTDDFELRVFLFLLFLAIYLFTLIGNFGLVVLVIGDCRLHNPMYYFLSVLSFLDACYSTVVTPKMLVNFLSEDKSISFLACATQMLLFVTLGTTECFLLAAMAYDRYVAIYNPLLYAVTMSPSVYLPLIIASYAAGVVHGAVHTVTTFNLSFCGSNEIRHVFCDIPALLALSCSDTHTNELLLLYLVGLIEIVTILIVLVSYGFILFAILNMHSAEGRRKVFSTCGSHLTGVSIYHGTILFSYMRPSSSYASNHDMVVSIFYTIVIPMLNPVIYSLRNKDVKEAMKKLWRKCGS, from the coding sequence atgggAAGGATCACATCAGCTGTGGATGTTGACAAGATTTCACTAAAGAACACGACTGAAGCCACCATGTTTATACTCTTGGGCTTCACAGATGACTTTGAACTGCGGGTCTTCCTATTTTTACTGTTTCTTGCTATTTATCTCTTCACTCTGATAGGAAACTTTGGACTGGTTGTATTGGTCATTGGGGATTGTCGGCTGCACAACCCCATGTATTATTTTCTAAGTGTTTTGTCTTTCCTGGATGCCTGCTATTCTACAGTTGTTACACCCAAAATGTTGGTCAACTTTCTAAGTGAAGATAAGTCCATTTCATTCCTTGCATGTGCAACCCAAATGCTTCTCTTTGTTACTTTAGGAACCACAGAGTGCTTTCTGCTGGCAGCAATGGCTTATGACCGATATGTAGCCATCTACAACCCACTTCTGTATGCAGTGACCATGTCACCCAGCGTATACCTGCCACTCATCATTGCTTCCTATGCTGCTGGAGTTGTGCATGGTGCTGTACACACAGTGACCACTTTCAATCTGTCCTTCTGTGGATCCAATGAAATTAGGCATGTCTTCTGTGACATCCCTGCATTGCTTGCTCTTTCTTGTTCTGACACCCACACAAATGAGCTTCTACTCTTGTACTTGGTAGGCTTGATTGAGATTGTCACCATCCTGATTGTTCTGGTCTCCTATGGATTCATCCTCTTTGCCATTCTGAACATGCATTCTGCTGAGGGTAGGAGAAAAGTCTTCTCGACATGTGGCTCTCACCTCACTGGTGTCTCTATTTACCATGGTACCATCCTTTTCAGTTATATGAGGCCTAGTTCCAGTTATGCTTCAAATCATGACATGGTAGTGTCAATATTTTACACCATTGTGATACCCATGTTGAATCCTGTCATCTACAGTCTGAGGAACAAAGATGTAAAAGAGGCAATGAAGAAATTGtggagaaaatgtggttcataa